From the genome of Sphingobacterium sp. UGAL515B_05:
TCTGGTTCAACAAGAATATTTCCCTTTTGATCCAAGACATTATACGATGCAAGGTAATGCCCTATCGGAACGATTTCATCTTTCAATCCGAGATGTTCCAAAGCTTGCATGGCGTTGGCCGCGAGCCCGAATCCAGCACCTATGCCCTTGAGTTCAATGGCGCTTTCATAGACATGTGCTTCAATACCTACTTTTGCAAGCCCAATTGCAGCACATAATCCCGCGATACCTCCGCCGACGATAATAAATGTGCTGTCCGTCGAATGCATAATTAAAGACTATTTGCAATTTCGTTTGTTAAACCAACAAAATCATCCACGGTCAGTCGCTCCGCGCGTAGCTCGTACAATGGATTGTCGGACATTTTATCTTTGGGAACAACGCCAGAAAGTGAGTTACGGAGGGTTTTACGGCGTTGATTGAAGCCCGCTTTGACAACACGCCAAAATAGTTTCTCATCACAATTCAATTGTTCACGGTCATTGCGCGTCATGCGGATAACGCCCGACAATACTTTTGGCGGTGGATTAAAAGCTCCTGCTTTTACAGTAAAAAGGTATTCTACTTTATAATAGGCCTGTAAAAAGACACTCAAGATACCGTATTCCTTGCTGCCCGCCTTAGCTGTACAACGTTCGGCCACTTCTTTCTGGAACATCCCCGTCATTTGAACCACACGTTGGCGTTCATCCAAAATTTTAAAGAGAATCTGGGAGGAGATGTTGTAAGGGAAATTGCCAATAACAGCCATTTTCTCACCAAAATACTGTGAAAAGTCAAGGTTCAGGAAATCACCGTGGATCAATCGCTTACCCAATTGGGGATATTTATCGTCCAAATAAGCAATGGATTCGTCATCCACATCGATCAAATAGGTTTCATATTCTTCCTTTTGCAGGAGAAAATCAGAAAGTACGCCCATTCCCGGACCTACTTCAAGCACTTGGCTAAAACCCAATTTAGGATCCAGTGCTTCCACAATCTTTTGTGCAGCATTTTTATCGTTCAAGAAATGCTGTCCTAAATGTTTTTTTGCTCTTACTGTGCTCATGTTGCAAAAGTAATGAAAATTAAAAACTAAAAGTCAGAAATTAGAAGTCCGAAGTAAAAAGCTTAAAGTTAAAAAAGAGCAAGGAGCAAAGAACAAGGATAAAGGACAATACCCAATACTAAAAAAAAATCCCTATTTTTGAATCAAAGCATTTAAACAGAATGAGCGATAAATTAAAAATCGGAATTACCGTAGGCGATATTAACGGCATTGGACTTGAAGTCATAATTAAATCTTTGGTAGATCAGCGGATGTGCGATTTCTTTACGCCGGTGGTTTACGGAAATACAAAGGTTGCTTCTTTTCACCGTAAAGCGATCGGTGTAAATGATTTTAGTTTTAACGTGATCAATGATGCTGAGCAGGCACATTCCAAAAGAGCAAATATGATCAATTGCTGGCAGGAAGACGTCAAGATTTCGTTGGGTGAAGAAAACGAAATTGGCGGTAAATATGCTTTCCTTTCGTTGGAGAAAGCTGTTGAAGACCTGAAAGCTGGCAAGATTGATGCTTTAGTGACTGCCCCAATCAATAAGCATAATATTCAACAGGAGGGATTTCAATTTCCGGGCCATACGGAATACCTGCAGTCCAAAGTGGGGGCCGATGATGTCCTGATGTTTATGGTATGTGATGAATTGCGTATTGGTGTGGTAACAGGTCATATTCCACTGCATGAGGTTGCGGCTAATATTACGGAAGAGGCTATCCTTAAAAAGCTAGCGCTGATGAATGATTCCCTGAAGAAAGATTTTTGGGTTGAAAAACCTAAAATTGCTGTCTTAGGACTAAATCCACATGCTGGTGATCATGGTATTATTGGTACGGAAGATGACCAGATCATTAGACCTACGGTAGAAAAAGCAAACGAACAGGGAATCTTCTGTTTTGGCCCTTATCCGGCCGATGGATTCTTTGCTAAAGGCGCATACGAGAAATTTGATGCGGTACTGGCAATGTACCACGACCAAGGATTAATACCTTTTAAGCATATTGCCAAAGGTGCCGGTGTCAACTTTACCGCTGGTCTTCCTGTCGTACGAACTTCGCCAGATCATGGTACAGGCTATGATATTGCGGGAAAAAATCTAGCTTCTGAAAGTTCTTTTGTCGAGGCGATTTTCTCAGCTTTGCATATTGTGAAACACCGCCGTGAACAAGCGGAATTACTTAAAAATCCACTTGCTTTCCGTAAGTTATCCAAAGATAGGGATTAGGGAAAAAAATTGTTACTTTTGCAAACTGTTTGGTTTTTACCTGCTGTTTTGACTATGTACGATAATTTACAACATCCAATCTTTTCAATCATTAAGGAACTCGCCGAGACAACAAATACAGAATGTTATGTCATCGGGGGGTATGTTCGCGACTATATCATGAAGCGCCCTTTTAAGAATGATGTGGATATTGTTGTCGGTGGCAGTGGTATTGAATTTGCGACTTTATTGGGAGATAGGCTGCATACCAAAGTTGCCGTATATAAGAATTTTGGCACTGCAATGCTGGTTTATGAAGGACTCAATGTGGAGTTTGTCGGTGCGCGAAAGGAATCTTATCGTGCCAATTCACGCAAGCCCATTGTTGAGGATGGAACCTTATCCGATGACCAAAATAGACGTGATTTTACAATCAACGCGATGGCATTTTCTCTGAATAAAGCGGATTATGGTACTTTAGTCGATCCATTTGAAGGCGTAAAAGACCTTGAACAACGCATTATTCGGACACCTTTGGATCCGATAGAAACATTTTCTGATGATCCATTGCGGATGATGCGTGCTATTCGTTTCGCTACGCAGTTGAATTTTAAAATTGCCATTGAGGCAATAACTGCGATTACAGATACAAAAGAGCGAATAAAAATTATTTCCAAGGAACGAATTATTGATGAAATCAATAAAATCATTCTTTCTCCAAAACCTTCAGTAGGTTTTAAATACCTGTTTGATACCGGTCTATTGGAATTGATATTTCCGGCGATGTATAATTTACATGGTGTTGATATTATTGACGGCAAAGGCCATAAGGATAATTTCTACCATACGCTGGAAGTGTTGGACAATGTCTGTGAATTATCTGATGACCTCTGGTTGCGTTGGGCTGCGATTATGCATGATATTGCTAAACCGGCAACCAAGCGTTTCGACAAAAAACTCGGTTGGACTTTTCATGGCCACGAAGACCGTGGTGCCCGTATGGTACCAAAGCTTTTTGCCGAATTGAAGCTACCGCTCCATGAGAAAATGAAATTTGTTCAAAAACTGGTACAATTACATCTTCGGCCTATCGTCTTGGCGCAGGATATCGTAACGGATTCTGCTGTACGCCGTCTATTGTTTGAGGCGGGGGATGATATTGAAGCCCTTATGATGCTATGCCATGCGGATGTGACAACAAAGAATGAGTTTAAAAAGAAGAAATATCGTCAGAATTTTGAACTTGTCAAACAAAAATTGAAAGATGTTGAAGAACGGGATAAGGTGCGCAACTGGCAACCACCGATCAGTGGAGAAGATATTATGATCCTATTTGGCTTAGCGCCGGGACGTACCGTTGGGCAGTTGAAAAATTTGATTCGCGAGGCTATTCTGGAAGGCGAGATTCCAAACTCCCGAATAGAAGCATATCAATTCTTGGTGAAAAAAGCAGGCGAAATGAACCTGACGATCAAACAAGAAATCCCATTGGAAATTTCCAATTCTTAAAATATAGTATTAATTTTAGAGGGTTAAAAGAAGAAAATAGTAGACATGGCAATTTATAGATTTAGAGTTACTTTTGAAGATTATGAAGATGTATATCGTGAAATCGACATGCCTTCAAAAAGTACATTTATAGACCTACATGAAGAAATCCATAAATCAACAGGATATGCTGCAGATGCATCTTCCTCTTTCTATGTGAGTAATGATCAATGGAAAAAGGGAACAGAGATTGCATTTAAGCCTACGCAACGTAAAAAGGACGCAGAGGTATTGTTGATGGAGAATATCCGATTGAGCAAGTTTATCGATGATCCACATCAGAAATTTTACTACGTCTATAATTTTGATCGTCCTTATGATTTTCAGGTTGAACTGATTAAGATCTTGAAAGAAGAGGATGGAAAGGATTATCCTGCATTATTTAAGTCCATCGGCCAGGTTCCTAAGACCATGACAGCTGCTAATTTCCCCGTATCAGATGCAGTTGAAGAGGATGACTATGTAGAGGAAGACGATACGCAATATGGCGTAGATGATGATGACGAATTAGACGGCTTCGACAGTGACGATGAAGAAGAGGGCGAAGAAGGTGAAGAGCGTGAAGAATCGAACGGTTACGAGGACGAATATTAATTAAGAAGACTTTATAGGTTCTTTTTGGACCTGTGAAGTACTATATTATGGCAAATAAAAAAACATTGATAGCCATTGTGGGGCCAACAGCTGTTGGTAAGACCACAATGGCTATTTCATTGGCACAATATTTTAAAACAGCAATAATTTCTGCTGATTCTCGTCAGTTCTATCAGGAAATGTCTATTGGTACGGCTAAACCAGATCCAGCGGAACTTGCTGCTGCACCTCATTATTTCATTAATTCACACTCCATAACGCAGGATTATTCAGCAGGAGATTTTGAACGTGAGGCCTTACTGAAACTGGAAGAACTATTTCAATTGCACGACGTGGTAATCATGGTAGGTGGATCGGGCTTGTTTGTACGGGCCCTCTGCGAAGGATTGGATGACTTGCCCAAGGCGGGGGATGAAGTGCGTGAGCGACTTAATCATGAACTTGCAGTATTGGGATTGGAGGCCTTAAAAGATCGATTGAAAAGCATTGACCCGGCATATTTTGAAACTGCAGACATCGATAATCCGCAACGTGTCGTCCGGGCGCTTGAAGTTTTTGAGGCGACAGGTAAACCCATGTCATTTTACCATAAGAAAGATGTCGAGAAAAGGCCTTTTGATGTCCTTACCATTGGCTTGAATATGGATCGGGCTGACTTGTATGAAAGGATCAATTTACGTGTAGATTTGATGATGACAAATGGCTTACTGGACGAAGTGAAAGCTTTACTTCCTTTCAGAACGAAGCCCGCATTGCTCACTGTTGGTTACGCCGAGTTGTTTGATTATCTCGATGGCAAGCAGTCTTTGGAGGACGCAATAGCGAAAATCAAGCAAAATTCGAGGCGTTATGCCAAGCGACAGATTACATGGTTTAAAAAATATGGTTATACGCACTGGTTTCAATCCCAGGAGACAGCCGCAATAATTGATTTTATTCAAAAGGAGCTGACAGGAGAGCATTCCTAAAGATCTAGCAGAAGTGAACTAGATGTTATCTTCGAAGGTTCAAACGAGGTTTATAGACCGCTTTTCAAGGTGTGCATAACGTATATAGGCCATAAAAAAAGCCTTTGTTATTAATAACAAAGGCTTTTCTATTTCTAGCCGATAATTACTTCACTAAATAGTTCCATCCAAATGGATCTTCTACTTTGCCATAGCGCAAGTCGTTGAGGTAATTCAAAACACGATTTGAAAACTCGCGGCCCTCTACTGGTGGCAAGTGGTAATCTTGTCCTTCGAAACCGATACGGCTGATATCCGTAATTGTGGCTGCAGTACCAGCTGCGAAAGCTTCAGTTACTGTACCGGCTTTAATACCGTCAATTAGTTCTTGAATAGATACCTTTCTCTGCTCGGCTTTATAACCCCATTTCTCCGCCAATTCCATAATTGTACGGCGTGTTACACCGTGTAAGATTGTATCACCATGTGGTGTAATAATCGTATCTCCAATGCGGAAGATAAGGTTTGCCGTACCTGCTTCTTCAATATATTTATGCTCGGAAGCATCTGTCCACATAATTTGGTCATAACCTTCGTCATTGGCCAATTGTGTAGGGTAAAGCGATAATGCATAGTTACCTGCATTTTTAGAAAAACCAACACCACCTTCTGCTGCACGCGTATAGTAGGTCTCAACTTTTAAGCTGATTGCTTTGCTGTAATATGCGCCTACAGGGCCAGTGATAATGATAAATTTGTATGACTTTGAAGGGTGTACACCTAATGCTGCTTCTGTTGCGAACATAAAAGGACGGATGTACAATGATGAACCTTCTTTTGCCGGGATCCAGTTACGGTCGATGTCCAATAGTTTGCTTAGGCCATCCATGAAAATCTCCTCAGGTACCTCCGGCATTTGAAGACGTGCGGCAGATTTGTTGAATCTTTCCCAGTTTCTGTCCGGACGGAAGATACTTACTGTTCCATCTGCAAATTTATACGCTTTGATTCCTTCAAAGATCGCTTGGCCATAATGTAAAGCGGACATTGAAGGACTAATACTGATATCTCCGTAAGGGACGATGCTGACATCTTTCCATTCACCGTCATCATAGTTTGCGACCAGCATGTGGTCGGATAAAATCTTTCCGAATTTTAGATTGTCGAAATCTACTTGCGAGAGTCTTGAATTTTGAGTTGGCTCTACGCGAATTGAATAGTTCTCTGTCGCGTTCATCTTATTTTTTAATTACTTAGGCTAAGTTAGGAAAAAAATGAAATATAAGTTGCACCTGTACCCGGATAATTTACCCGCTTTGATATGCCTTTTATTTCGGACAGTTGTTCCCTGTTTTGCTACACTTTTTTTGAAATGGAAGAATTTGGCGGCATTTCTTTATGTTCGACTGTATTAATAATTAAATGTATTAATTATTTATTAATTAACGTGGAGGTTTGATATTATGGCATAAAGTTTGGCTATAAAGAATGCGGTCCTATAGATGGGCTTTTTGGTCCGCAGTAACGCTATAAAATCACTTATCATAAAAATAAACTTAGTATGGAATTGACTCACAGTCTTAACAAAAGTAGTGAAGTAACATCAGGCGATAATCGCTCAGTGTTACAGGGTGAAGTTGAAGTTCAGAAGAAAGGTATTTCTATGAATTTTATCCTTGGTTTTTTTGTTTTTTTATATAAAACGGCAATTAAACCTTAACAAACCTCCATTATAGTCTAAGCTTTCTTGAGCTTACCAATTAGACGAACTCACAGCGGTTCTTTAAAACAACAAAATTCAGCAATACGAGATTAGCCAAAATAAGGGAATCCAAAAATTTTGGCTAATCTCCAGCCGGAGACCGCCCTATTACGGTCAATGTGCGGAATATTTCAGTTTGTACGCCGTATTATTCGGCGAGTATTTTCAAGAGCGGGTCGAGATATTCGCGGCTATTGCTCAATCTTGGAACCTTATTTTGTCCCCCAAGTTTACCCCTTGATTTCATCCATTTATAAAACGTATCTTCGGGCGCATTGTGTACAATAGGTGGTCGGAGCGCCATATTCTTAAAACGTTTGGCGTCATAATCCGAATTGATTTCACGGAGTTTTGCATCCAATATTTCACAGAAGCGTTTAAAATCGTTGGGTTGTTGTTCAAATTCTATTACCCATTCATGTGCCCCGGCTTCAGCATCTTTAAAATATACCGGCCCTGCCGTATAATCTTTTATGCGTGCCTGTGTTAATTTGCTCGCTTCGGCCAATGCCTGTTCGGCATTGTCAACAATAACCTCTTCACCAAAGGTGTTAATGTATTGTTTGGTCCGTCCGGAGATCTGAAAACGATAAGGAGATAATGACGTAAATTTTATGGTATCACCGATTTTATATCGCCATAAACCTGCGTTGGTAGAGATAATCAATGCGTAGTTTTTGCCAAGCTCCACCTGATCCAAACGTAAGGTTGACGGATTTTCTTCATGCATTCGTTCAGTAGGTAAGAATTCGTAATAAATACCATAATCTAGCATAAGCAGAAGATCTTCCGAGTCAGATTGATCTTGTAAACCAAAATATCCTTCTGAGGCATTGTAATTCTCTAGATAATACATGTTGTCCGAAGGGATCAATTGTTGGAATTGCTCGCGGTAAGGTTTAAAACTCACACCACCATGTCCATAAAACTCTAGGTTTGGCCAGACCTCAAGGAGGTTATCTTTGCCTGTAATCTCAAGAATACGCTTGGCCATAACAATATTCCAGGTCGGTACGCCAGCTAGGCTCGTTACGTTTTCTTTGAGTGTAATTTGCGCAATCTGCTCAATTTTCTCTTCAAAGTTTGGATTTAAAGTAACCTCCATATTGGGCGTTCGCTTAAATTCTGCCCAGAAAGGAAGGTTACGGATGAGGATTGATGAAAGATCGCCGTAGTAGGAATCCGGACTGAAATTGTTGATTTGGGAAGAACCACCAATAACAACAGATTTTCCCGTAAATACGCGATTTTCGGGTCTATTATGACAATAAATTGTAAGCATATCTTTACCGCCCTGGAAGTGACACTCTTCGAGCGCTTCCTCACTAACGGGAATAAATTTGCTACGATCAGATGTGGTACCTGAGGACTTGGCAAACCATTTGATATCAGAAGGCCACAGGATATTCTGTTCGCCTTTTATCATACGATCAACGTAGCCCTTGATATCATCATAGTCCTGTATAGGGACGCGTTCTTTGAAGATTTCGGGCGTTAATATACTTGTATAATCGTATTTTTTTCCCCATTCCGTAGCTTCAGCAGTGGCAATTAAACTCTGAAACCATTCTTCTTGTACATCGTGTGGGTATTTCATGAAAAGTTCAATCTGGTGAATTCTTTTTTTCATGAACCAAGTAAAAATGGAGTTTAATAAGGCCATAGGGGGAGAGATTCTTTAATCTTTAAAATTTTTTCCTTCTTAATTCAAAATGTCGACCGAGATAAAATTTACGGGCAAGCTCATTATCTGCAATTTCCTCAGGTGTACCCGTCAGCATAATCTTTCCTTCGGTCAGGAGGTAGGCCCTGTCCGTAATAGATAGGGTTTCCTGTACGTTGTGGTCGGTAATTAAGATGCCGATATTACGGGTTTTGAGCTTGGCTACGATCGTCTGAATTTCTTCTACGGCGATTGGGTCAACCCCTGCAAAAGGTTCATCCAAAAGTATAAAAGATGGATTTGCAGCTAATGCTCGCGCAATTTCGGTACGTCGACGCTCACCGCCGGATAACAAATCACCCCTGTTTTTGCGGACACGGTGCAGGCTGAATTCTGTGAGTAGTTCTTCCAGTTTTGCCAAACGTTCTTCTTTATTCGGATAGTGGATTTCTAATACAGCCAGGATGTTGTTTTCTACGGAGAGCTTCCGAAAGACCGATGCTTCCTGAGCGAGGTAACCGATACCACGTTGGGCACGTTGGTACATCGCATCTTGTGTAATCTCCTGATCGTCGAGGAATACCTTGCCTTCATTGGGTTTGATTAGACCAACGATCATGTAGAAAGAGGTCGTTTTTCCCGCCCCATTAGGACCCAATAACCCGACAATCTCTCCTTGTTCCACATGGAAGGAAACATTGTTGACAACGGTACGCTGCTTATATTTTTTTATGAGATGTTCTGCCTTTAAAATCATCTTCGTGGAGTGTCTTGTGTTATATGTATCTGTTCAATAGGACTACTTAATAACCCTCACCATTCTTTCATGCCTGGTATCTAATCCTGTATGAGGGTTTTACGCCTTGATCAAATCTTGTGTAAATATATTTAATATCTTCTTACTATTGCAATACTAATACTTAATCCCTTTGATGTTTAGTTGTAAGTTTCTTTTGTTGCGCCACACATTCTCTTCAATGCTGTAACAGATGTCGAAACTTTGCCCAGAATTGATATGTGTGATATGTTCTGCCAGTCCAAAACCGATACAGTCAAATGAAGGCGAGTCTTCTTGAACAACGGTCATCTTGAGGTGATTGGTGCCCACAATAAAAGCTTGTCCTACTGCATTTACCTTTTTACTGAGGAAAATAGGAGATTCATTTTGGGGGCCGAAAGGTTCAAACTGCTGGAGAATACGAAAGAACTTAGCGTCGATATCTTTCAAGGCTAGTTTAGCATCGATCAAAATTTCTTGGGTCAGCATTTCAGGACTGATACGTCGCGATACCACTTCCTCAAAACGATCTTGGAATAGGGTGACATTATCTAAGGACATCGTTAGTCCGGCAGCATATTTATGACCACCAAATTGCTCCAATAGATCGGCGCATTCGCTTAAGGCTTCATACAAGTCAAAACCCAGTACCGAACGGCAGGAACCTGCAATATGACCATTTGTTTCGGTCAATATAATCGTTGGACGGTAATATTTTTCGGTCAGGCGCGAAGCTACAATACCAATGACACCTTTGTGCCAGTCGGCTTTATACAATACCGTGGATTTGCGGCTTTTAAGTAGGGCATTGTCCTCAATGAGTGCCAGCGCTTCTTCTGTTATTTTGAGATCAAAGTCTTTACGGACATTGTTTTGATCGTCTATGCTCGAACTGAAGTCTTTGGCTTCCTGTAGCGATTTGGAAATCAAAAGCTTGACGGCGTCTTTGGCATGGTCTATTCTGCCGGCGGCATTAATGCGTGGGCCGATCTGGAACACAATGTCGTTAACTGTAAAGATCTTCGTTCGATTATTTGATAAGTCAATCAGTGCCTTTAATCCGACGCAGGGATTCGTATTAAGTTTAATAAGGCCAAAGTGGCTGAGTATTCTATTTTCACCGGTAATCGGAACAATGTCCGAAGCGATACTCACGGCCACAAGATCCAAAAACTGATAGCAGGTATTGATATCCATGCCATTGGTCAATATAAAAGCCTGAATGATCTTAAAGCCAATTCCACAACCTGAAAGTTCTTTATAGGGATATTCACAGTCTGCTCGCTTGGGATCTAATACGGCATAGGCTTTGGGAAGTTCTTCACCGGGAAGGTGGTGATCGCCAATGATAAAATCAATTCCTTTGCTATTTGCGTAATCTATTTTATCGACTGCCTTGATACCGCAGTCCAATGCAATAATTAAGCTGAAACCATTTGCTGTGGCATAGTCGATGCCTTGTGTAGAGATGCCATAACCTTCGGCATAGCGGTCTGGTATATAAAACTCCAGCTGGCTATGAAATTCCCTGAAAAAACTGTAAACAACAGCTACCGCTGTGGTACCGTCCACATCATAGTCTCCATAGATCAGAATTTTTTCTTTGTTGCCGATGGCTTGGATAATACGGGTGATGGCTTTCTCCATGTCCCGCATCAAAAATGGATCGTGCAAATCCGATAATTGAGGTCTAAAAAACTGCTTTGATTCGTCAAAAGTCTCAATTCCCCTGCTCACGAGCAACTCTGCCAATACAGTGTTGATGTTTAATTCCTCGCGCAGTTTGTTGGTTATTTTGACATCAGTTTTAGATTTTAGTACCCACCTTTTTTGCATATCTTTGCACAATATTTTAAGTGTAAATATACGTTTTAAGGCTGGACTTACCTAATTCCTAAACCCGGTATTGGTCCGCTGTTGCTTAACGTGCATATTCCCAATGTTTTAAATATGGTGCAGGCTTATTCTTTATATGAAGGTTCTTTTTCCGTAGACAAGAGTAGAAAATTTATTCCCTTTGACCCACTTCTAGACGACCCTAAGGACCGACCGGGGGCGATGTTTATCCATGTCCATCCCTTCTTGATCCAAACGAATGCCGGACTTGTTCTCTGTGATACCGGTCTTGGCTATACCGATGACAGTGCTGTGCTACAGCTGCATCATAATATCCGTAAGGCTGGCTTTAGACCCGAAGATGTAAAATATGTACTGATGTCCCACCTTCATAAGGATCATGCCGGTGGGATGGTCACATTTGAAAACGGAACTGGACGTATCGCATTTCCTGAAGCCGAATATATTGTTCAACGTGGCGAATGGGAAGACGCCTATTCAGGCATCTCCAGTTCATACAGGACCGAGATTTTTGATGTGATTCAACGCAGTGGAAATTTGGTACTGGTGGAAGGTGAAGGAAAAATAAATGATGAAATCAGCTATGCGCTCAATGGTGGACATACCGCACACCATCAGGCATTTCATATTCAAACGGATGATCAGCACTATTTCTTTGGCGGAGATGTATTACCTGAGCCTGAAGAAATTTTCCATAATTATGTTGCCAAATATGATTTCGATGGTCGGCGCTCCAAAGCCTTGCGTCAGGAGTATTGGGCAGAAGGCGCGCCAGCAGGCTGGATTTTTTTGTTTTATCATTCTAAGAATATAACCATTGGCCGTAGTCAGATCCGGGAAGATGGGACCTACAAGCTAGTTGACGCAAAGTTATAAAGGAAAAACCTCCATGACCTTTTAGGGACATGGAGGTTTTTGGAAGGTTTAGTATCCCGGATTTTGTGGGAAGGCTGCACCAGTGTTACTGTCTATAACTTCTTGTGGAATAGGCCAAAGAATAAATTCTTTTTTCACCACATTTTTTGATTGTGTATTTAATGTTTGCACGCGGCGTAAAAAGATATCCTCACCAAAGCGGGCAAGGGTCATACGGCGCATTTCCTCACCAATAAGCTCCCGGGCGCGTTCGTCGAGAATCAAATCAGCATTGATTGCTGATGCATCGATTAATGATGCCTTTGCACGGGCACGGACAGCATTAATGGCGTCTTTAGCTTGTGCCGGTTTATTGGCGCGCCAGTATGCTTCAGCCAATAGCAGGTAAGTTTCTGCCAAACGTACTTTCACACGGTCCTTCATATTTCCTTCAAATGCAGGGTCAACAGCGGTCTTTCCGTAGAAAAATTTGGTTGTTGTCGGGAATACATTACCTGATTCTTTGATCGCGTCGGTAAGTACGATCTTCTTACCATAAAGT
Proteins encoded in this window:
- the rsmA gene encoding 16S rRNA (adenine(1518)-N(6)/adenine(1519)-N(6))-dimethyltransferase RsmA — translated: MSTVRAKKHLGQHFLNDKNAAQKIVEALDPKLGFSQVLEVGPGMGVLSDFLLQKEEYETYLIDVDDESIAYLDDKYPQLGKRLIHGDFLNLDFSQYFGEKMAVIGNFPYNISSQILFKILDERQRVVQMTGMFQKEVAERCTAKAGSKEYGILSVFLQAYYKVEYLFTVKAGAFNPPPKVLSGVIRMTRNDREQLNCDEKLFWRVVKAGFNQRRKTLRNSLSGVVPKDKMSDNPLYELRAERLTVDDFVGLTNEIANSL
- the pdxA gene encoding 4-hydroxythreonine-4-phosphate dehydrogenase PdxA; protein product: MSDKLKIGITVGDINGIGLEVIIKSLVDQRMCDFFTPVVYGNTKVASFHRKAIGVNDFSFNVINDAEQAHSKRANMINCWQEDVKISLGEENEIGGKYAFLSLEKAVEDLKAGKIDALVTAPINKHNIQQEGFQFPGHTEYLQSKVGADDVLMFMVCDELRIGVVTGHIPLHEVAANITEEAILKKLALMNDSLKKDFWVEKPKIAVLGLNPHAGDHGIIGTEDDQIIRPTVEKANEQGIFCFGPYPADGFFAKGAYEKFDAVLAMYHDQGLIPFKHIAKGAGVNFTAGLPVVRTSPDHGTGYDIAGKNLASESSFVEAIFSALHIVKHRREQAELLKNPLAFRKLSKDRD
- a CDS encoding CCA tRNA nucleotidyltransferase, translated to MYDNLQHPIFSIIKELAETTNTECYVIGGYVRDYIMKRPFKNDVDIVVGGSGIEFATLLGDRLHTKVAVYKNFGTAMLVYEGLNVEFVGARKESYRANSRKPIVEDGTLSDDQNRRDFTINAMAFSLNKADYGTLVDPFEGVKDLEQRIIRTPLDPIETFSDDPLRMMRAIRFATQLNFKIAIEAITAITDTKERIKIISKERIIDEINKIILSPKPSVGFKYLFDTGLLELIFPAMYNLHGVDIIDGKGHKDNFYHTLEVLDNVCELSDDLWLRWAAIMHDIAKPATKRFDKKLGWTFHGHEDRGARMVPKLFAELKLPLHEKMKFVQKLVQLHLRPIVLAQDIVTDSAVRRLLFEAGDDIEALMMLCHADVTTKNEFKKKKYRQNFELVKQKLKDVEERDKVRNWQPPISGEDIMILFGLAPGRTVGQLKNLIREAILEGEIPNSRIEAYQFLVKKAGEMNLTIKQEIPLEISNS
- a CDS encoding IS1096 element passenger TnpR family protein, with product MAIYRFRVTFEDYEDVYREIDMPSKSTFIDLHEEIHKSTGYAADASSSFYVSNDQWKKGTEIAFKPTQRKKDAEVLLMENIRLSKFIDDPHQKFYYVYNFDRPYDFQVELIKILKEEDGKDYPALFKSIGQVPKTMTAANFPVSDAVEEDDYVEEDDTQYGVDDDDELDGFDSDDEEEGEEGEEREESNGYEDEY
- the miaA gene encoding tRNA (adenosine(37)-N6)-dimethylallyltransferase MiaA yields the protein MANKKTLIAIVGPTAVGKTTMAISLAQYFKTAIISADSRQFYQEMSIGTAKPDPAELAAAPHYFINSHSITQDYSAGDFEREALLKLEELFQLHDVVIMVGGSGLFVRALCEGLDDLPKAGDEVRERLNHELAVLGLEALKDRLKSIDPAYFETADIDNPQRVVRALEVFEATGKPMSFYHKKDVEKRPFDVLTIGLNMDRADLYERINLRVDLMMTNGLLDEVKALLPFRTKPALLTVGYAELFDYLDGKQSLEDAIAKIKQNSRRYAKRQITWFKKYGYTHWFQSQETAAIIDFIQKELTGEHS
- a CDS encoding branched-chain amino acid aminotransferase, which produces MNATENYSIRVEPTQNSRLSQVDFDNLKFGKILSDHMLVANYDDGEWKDVSIVPYGDISISPSMSALHYGQAIFEGIKAYKFADGTVSIFRPDRNWERFNKSAARLQMPEVPEEIFMDGLSKLLDIDRNWIPAKEGSSLYIRPFMFATEAALGVHPSKSYKFIIITGPVGAYYSKAISLKVETYYTRAAEGGVGFSKNAGNYALSLYPTQLANDEGYDQIMWTDASEHKYIEEAGTANLIFRIGDTIITPHGDTILHGVTRRTIMELAEKWGYKAEQRKVSIQELIDGIKAGTVTEAFAAGTAATITDISRIGFEGQDYHLPPVEGREFSNRVLNYLNDLRYGKVEDPFGWNYLVK
- a CDS encoding GH3 auxin-responsive promoter family protein; this encodes MALLNSIFTWFMKKRIHQIELFMKYPHDVQEEWFQSLIATAEATEWGKKYDYTSILTPEIFKERVPIQDYDDIKGYVDRMIKGEQNILWPSDIKWFAKSSGTTSDRSKFIPVSEEALEECHFQGGKDMLTIYCHNRPENRVFTGKSVVIGGSSQINNFSPDSYYGDLSSILIRNLPFWAEFKRTPNMEVTLNPNFEEKIEQIAQITLKENVTSLAGVPTWNIVMAKRILEITGKDNLLEVWPNLEFYGHGGVSFKPYREQFQQLIPSDNMYYLENYNASEGYFGLQDQSDSEDLLLMLDYGIYYEFLPTERMHEENPSTLRLDQVELGKNYALIISTNAGLWRYKIGDTIKFTSLSPYRFQISGRTKQYINTFGEEVIVDNAEQALAEASKLTQARIKDYTAGPVYFKDAEAGAHEWVIEFEQQPNDFKRFCEILDAKLREINSDYDAKRFKNMALRPPIVHNAPEDTFYKWMKSRGKLGGQNKVPRLSNSREYLDPLLKILAE